The region CTATTAAGACATACTCCCGTTTTGGCCAGGTTGtctattccattttttttcctcGCTGGTTGAGCATTGTAACAAACCATTTCAAAGTAGTTTAGGGTATTTTCATGAACATAATCTACAGGAATCTCAGTAATGACAGCCAGGTTTTGTTTCACTTTTGCTTTTGCAGTTGCATACACAAATATGTGCTGAATAAACATGACTCACTCAGACAGAATTTTCAGATCCAAAACACAAAGAACCATCTgttagaaattattatttgtgttgttgcgTGATGTATAAATACTGTAGGGTTTAGAAACTCGAAGTGCATGGAACAAAAGCCTGAATGTCCCTAGTCTCactaatatttgtatataaacacaacaacactGCTTGCATCTGCATGAAGCACGTGTATGTCTTTCTGCCAATGGATGTGGATGAGTGTGTGTCCTCGGTGTGTGGAGTTCACAGCAGCTGCTTTAACACACCTGGCAGTTTCCGCTGCATCTGTTCTCCAGGGTTTCAGAGACATGAGAACAGCACCAGCGGCCCCTGTGAAGgtgagggccagagccctgctgCTGCTTATAATACTGATCTCAACATCAGTCACATCAAATGTGTCTAATCAtgtaaaaatgacattaacaGAGACTGTTTTcccatcttctctctctctctctcagacatcAATGAGTGTTCAGATCCAGATGTTTGTGGCACAAACGCCAACTGCTCCAATCATCAGGGCAGCTACAGCTGCAAATGCCACGAGGGTTACAGTAACTATGGCAACAACCAGTCAAAATGCATCAGTGAGAATTATACAACACTATTCGCTTCATTTTAAATGCAACGATGCATTTTTAGGTTGTTCTTTTCATTATGCGGCAGCTGCTGAGAATCTTCAATCAGTTTTTTAGCTGTCATCtgtttgattattgttttatCTTTACTGTGGTTGTGCACAGAAATGAACTGCGATCAGTTTGAACCCGAGTCTGATGGAGACCACACACCGAAGAAGGTAAAATGTGTACTTCTCCTTATGATTACTATTGGTAGATATACAGTCAGACTCATATAGATTGATTTGCACGTGTCTTCTTCTAGCTGAAGCATTTGATGTCACTGTTGAAGAACAGCTGTGAGTCTCTGAATGATCCAGGTGGAGAACATTTCACTGGAGAGAAGCTACTGCAGGTGAAACACTCACTGCAGGATATATATTCACACAGTAGTTTGTGATCATGACTCACACAGTGGTGAATGAACGTCTCTGATTTATTCCACAGAACTTGTGCAGTTCCTCTGACGAGCTTCTGTCGGATGGAAACATGGCTGACGGGAAGATGCTGAATCAGTTTCTGGACGCGGTGGAGAACAGCATGCGTCTGATCGGACCTCAGCTGAAAGAGCCTGTGACCAGGATGGAGACGCACAACACCTGTGAGAAACAACACACATTACAGTTCAGACACAGGCACACTGTGgtactgaaaactgaaaataaggcatatttattattcagagggatttacacacacattcagatttAATAGTGTGTTTAATTAAGATTGAAAGCAGTTGTTCTGTATCATCATGTGATTGACAGTCGCTGAGGTTGCAGTCATGAAGAGTCAGACTCCGCCCAGTGGGCGTGTCACTCTGAGCACAGGCTCCGCCCTCTTCAGCACCAGCTGGGAAACAGTTGTAGGGAAATCATATCCAGGTACAAATAAACACGTGCACATATATGTACTAATGAAACCATCAGCTCTTTCATGAGGAGTAAATGTTCTCTTGTTCACAGGGTTTGCGTTTGCGGCTCTGGTCAGTTATAAAGATCTGAACTCATCCAGAGATCTGCTTCACAAGATGAGCAGAGAGAGATCAGATGATGAAGAGAGACGCGTCACTTATCAACTCAACTCTAAAGTGGTGACGGCCGTCGTCAGTAATGCAGAAACCAAGCAGCTGTCAGAGCCGGTGACGCTCGTCTTTACACACGAGGAGGTGAAGATACTGACAGATCAGCTCATGACCAGCACAAGATCTCACTGGAGACACACACATTTCACTTGAAGAAAATCAaacattcatgtatttttttcagttttctgaactgtcaatcattttttttcaggagagGGCGGAGTCTGAGGGCATGGCTTACTCCTGTGTGTACTGGAATGAGGCTGAGGGGGCGTGGTCTGGGCGGGGCTGTGAGAAGGCGGAGTCTAACAGCACTCATACAGTGTGTTCCTGCTCTCATCTCAGTAGTTTCGCTGTGCTCATGGCTCTCTATCCTGTCCAGGTACATCTGTGAGCCAGAAAACGGggatttaacatatttaattcagATTCTAGATGAAATGTTGATGATTttccctcttcctctcctccaGGACTCGTTTGATTTGGTGTTGATCACTCGTGTGGGTTTAGTTCTGTCTctgctctgtttgtttctctgtatcCTGACGTTCAAGTTCTGCCGCTCCATCCAAGGAACCCGGACCAGCATTCATCTTCATCTGAGCATCTGTCTCTTCATCGCAGACCTCGTCTTCCTCTGCGGGATCTCCAGCACTCACAATAAGGTGTGTTTGAGTGCAAAAACtgcagctaacagggaacattctcagaactctGGCCAACATTCCGGAAAGGTTCcctcaaagttataaacaaacattcttccagaaaCTTTAATAGAACATGTGTTCAAAGTGATCTGCTCTTGAATTATGTTTGTCCAAACATAAGCACAAAAACATCTTTAACTCATTCACGGATCGTATATCTGAAACATTTGTAGGTGGATGTTTCTACgtattttagaatgtttagaaaaccttcaaaagtaacattcctgtaatgtttgcaaaatggtCAAAATGGAATGTTATTGTTCATGTGACCAAGAAATAAAGCATTCTTAAAAAATTAGGAAGAATCAATAAATTCTGAGTAATTAACTGGTATTGTGTGAATAACTTTGTggatgtaatataatctaattatgaGTATTTAATgtagattacatgtaatcagttctACGCAGCCCTagtaatacataaacaaacaattattgtAAGCATACCGGAGCATGATCTGAcgtgtgtttctctctcaggtaGCGTGTGGGATTGTGGCCGGTCTGCTTCATTTCTTCTTCTTGTCTGCGTTCTGCTGGATGCTGCTGGAGGGGGTTCAGCTCTACCGGATGGTTGTGCTGGTGTTTCACACCACATTAAAACATCTCTACATGTGTGCGGTGGGATACGGAGTCCCTCTCGTCATCGTCATCATCTCTGCCATCGCCTTCCCAAAGGGATACGGCACTAAACGACAGTGAGTTTCTGCCTCCAGCGCTGTTTAGCTGTAGAAGTGTGTCTACAGTAGCTAAGCGTTATATATCACTCTGGTTGCTTTTACAGACCTGTCAACCTGTACACATTTCCATGTTAACTTTggttaaaaaaactatttatttattgaactgtgGGCTGACTGTATTGTTTCATCCCTCCTGTTTACTCTTAAATACTGTATAACAGAAATAAACTCACAAACTGAGTGCAGCCCCTGAGTACCAACCTAGGAAAAAGATTTACcattaaatatctatatttactGTAGATGGTACTACATTGATGGTAAAAAGTTtttccaaggttggcaggtcGGCTTTTATCAGTAATTCATATTCAGGCTTCAGAAACACTCCTTCAGCTGCCTCATGGTCAAACATCAACTCAGGAGCTGTAAATCCAGTTTAATCATTCACGGAGTCTTAGACGTATTGGCGTTCCAGTCACAATATGTTATCATTATAATAACCTCCTTCAGGGGCCGGTGACGTGTTTCTGTGCCTGCAGTGACTGTAAATGACAGAAAAGGAGGAGGAGACACAGGCAAGATCTAATCAAGGTTCATCAGTTATAAAGTTAGACTTGAACTTTCTGCGGAAGAGCAAAGAAAATCAGTAGGGCATGACGTAATGAGGGTTATTGTCATTATTAGAGTATTATCATCAACCAAAACGAAatctaaaaccttaaaaaatatatCCTTGAAATAACcgacaaaacaacaaatttactataactttaaaatgaaaatataaaaataaaaacaaattttaaaatattaattagaaaCTATTATAGTATATCAAGACACCAGAATAGCACTGGATGGTTTTAATACAGTCAGAGGTGATGTGAAAGAGGGATGAGCGAGTCTTGTATGCTGTGAGCATGTGACTAATCTTCTTTATTATCCTGATGTGTGTTCCAGCTGCTGGCTCTCTCTCGATTGTTATTTCATCTTGAGTTCTTCGTGCCCGTCTGCATCGTCATGATCCTcaattgttttttcttcatcatcaCTGTGTGGAAACTGGCCCAGAAGTTCTCCAGCCTCAGTCCAGACCTCTCCAAGCTCAACAAGATCAGGTCGGTGTGTGTTTTGATGCCCAAATTGATTCAGTCAGTCTTGATTTTATTTCTGTCAGTGGTTCTGATGAAGTATATTTGGTGTGTAGGAGTTTCACGGTGACTGCTGTGGCTCAGTTGTGTGTTCTCGGAGGAACGTGGATCTTCGGCTTCTTTCTCTTCCAGGAGGAAGGGACTGAAGTCATGTTGTACCTCTTCACGATTTTAAACAGCCTGCAGGGGGCATTCATCTTCATCATGCACTGCCTGCTGTCCAAACCGGTATTT is a window of Cyprinus carpio isolate SPL01 chromosome B1, ASM1834038v1, whole genome shotgun sequence DNA encoding:
- the LOC109092188 gene encoding LOW QUALITY PROTEIN: adhesion G protein-coupled receptor E5-like (The sequence of the model RefSeq protein was modified relative to this genomic sequence to represent the inferred CDS: inserted 1 base in 1 codon), encoding MKTHTGEKPFHCSECDKHFSTKQSLIVHKRMGLERHEGLFLPSCSGCAIGYRFVKRKCVDEDECVVSPTACGDHAQCENTEGSYNCICNEGFKKSSVQTCEDINECFEKESPCSAHMTCNNAIGSYKCICPHGYQEMGKGDCEDVDECVSSVCGVHSSCFNTPGSFRCICSPGFQRHENSTSGPCEDINECSDPDVCGTNANCSNHQGSYSCKCHEGYSNYGNNQSKCIKMNCDQFEPESDGDHTPKKLKHLMSLLKNSCESLNDPGGEHFTGEKLLQNLCSSSDELLSDGNMADGKMLNQFLDAVENSMRLIGPQLKEPVTRMETHNTFAEVAVMKSQTPPSGRVTLSTGSALFSTSWETVVGKSYPGFAFAALVSYKDLNSSRDLLHKMSRERSDDEERRVTYQLNSKVVTAVVSNAETKQLSEPVTLVFTHEEERAESEGMAYSCVYWNEAEGAWSGRGCEKAESNSTHTVCSCSHLSSFAVLMALYPVQDSFDLVLITRVGLVLSLLCLFLCILTFKFCRSIQGTRTSIHLHLSICLFIADLVFLCGISSTHNKVACGIVAGLLHFFFLSAFCWMLLEGVQLYRMVVLVFHTTLKHLYMCAVGYGVPLVIVIISAIAFPKGYGTKRHCWLSLDCYFIXEFFVPVCIVMILNCFFFIITVWKLAQKFSSLSPDLSKLNKIRSFTVTAVAQLCVLGGTWIFGFFLFQEEGTEVMLYLFTILNSLQGAFIFIMHCLLSKPVRTEYYNLFVRMCPHKKKTEYSISSSQKPLRSEDSTAESKI